In a genomic window of Chrysemys picta bellii isolate R12L10 chromosome 1, ASM1138683v2, whole genome shotgun sequence:
- the QTRT2 gene encoding queuine tRNA-ribosyltransferase accessory subunit 2 isoform X5, producing the protein MPESVLYCSLHDPGTPCPPGYNNNKTVSIWGYGGRMEMTASKFMSMQRALQPDWLQCLSDGDTISGETTRKRAKKSVDRSLSFLDECLQLQKKSPELQGSVMVGVIEGGDVLEERLRSAKETAKRPVGGFLLDGFQGQAMAKETKLKLMASVTAELPEDKPRLIHGIGKPDEVLECIERGVDVFESFFPYQVTERGCALSFSYNYNPDPEAAVIKQNGIQDAGKNGTEKDINETSKADPEITLFEIFLKEKRYRDDFGPLVHGCTCYCCQNHSRAYVHHLLVTNELLAGVLLMMHNFQHYFSFFHSIRDALRDDRLDQLKELIFRQAL; encoded by the exons ATGCCAGAGTCAGTGCTGTACTGCTCTCTCCATGACCCCGGTACCCCCTGTCCACCTGGCTACAACAACAACAAG ACAGTGTCCATATGGGGATATGGAGGGCGAATGGAAATGACAGCTTCCAAGTTCATGAGCATGCAGCGTGCTCTCCAGCCAGATTGGCTTCAGTGCCTCTCTGACGGAGACACTATTTCTGGTGAAACCACCAGAAAGCGGGCCAAGAAGTCTGTGGACCGGTCGCTTTCCTTCCTGGATGAGTGCCTTCAGCTGCAGAAGAAATCACCG gagctgcagggcagtGTGATGGTTGGAGTGATCGAAGGCGGGGACGTGTTGGAGGAGAGACTCAGGTCGGCTAAAGAGACTGCCAAGCGACCTGTGGGTGGTTTCCTGCTGGATGGTTTTCAGGGACAAGCCATGGCCAAGGAGACCAAGCTGAAACTGATGGCCTCTGTCACAGCGGAGCTGCCTGAGGATAAACCAAG ACTCATTCATGGTATTGGCAAGCCGGACGAGGTACTCGAGTGCATTGAAAGAGGAGTGGACGTGTTTGAGAGCTTTTTTCCCTACCAGGTGACAGAGCGGGGCTGTGCCCTATCCTTCAGCTACAATTACAATCCTGACCCTGAAGCTGCAG TCATTAAACAAAATGGGATCCAGGATGCAGGAAAAAATGGCACTGAAAAAGACATAAATGAAACCTCAAAAGCTGACCCAGAAATCACTTTGTTCGAGatatttttgaaggagaaaag GTACCGGGATGATTTTGGTCCCTTGGTGCACGGATGTACCTGTTACTGCTGTCAGAACCATAGTCGAGCCTACGTCCATCACCTCCTGGTGACCAATGAGCTGTTGGCTGGTGTCCTGCTCATGATGCATAACTTTCAGCACTACTTCAGCTTCTTCCACTCCATCCGAGATGCACTGAGAGATGACAGGCTGGATCAACTGAAGGAGCTCATCTTCAGGCAGGCACTCTGA
- the QTRT2 gene encoding queuine tRNA-ribosyltransferase accessory subunit 2 isoform X2 produces the protein MKLSLSKVVSGCRLGTLTNLGKNGVQTMELPGCLLYTKTGSPPHLTHDTLQAIKGVPAVVQLTLSTLVELHEVMEEYKEGIGKFIGMPESVLYCSLHDPGTPCPPGYNNNKTVSIWGYGGRMEMTASKFMSMQRALQPDWLQCLSDGDTISGETTRKRAKKSVDRSLSFLDECLQLQKKSPELQGSVMVGVIEGGDVLEERLRSAKETAKRPVGGFLLDGFQGQAMAKETKLKLMASVTAELPEDKPRLIHGIGKPDEVLECIERGVDVFESFFPYQVTERGCALSFSYNYNPDPEAAVIKQNGIQDAGKNGTEKDINETSKADPEITLFEIFLKEKRYRDDFGPLVHGCTCYCCQNHSRAYVHHLLVTNELLAGVLLMMHNFQHYFSFFHSIRDALRDDRLDQLKELIFRQAL, from the exons ATGAAGCTGAGTCTCTCCAAAGTGGTCAGTGGGTGTCGTCTTGGGACACTGACAAACCTTGGCAAGAATGGGGTTCAAACCATGGAGCTTCCAGGCTGCCTACTGTATACCAAAACAGGATCCCCACCACACCTCACCCATGACACACTGCAGGCAATTAAAGGGGTTCCTGCTGTTGTACAGCTCACGCTCTCAACTCT GGTAGAACTTCACGAGGTCATGGAGGAATATAAGGAAGGAATTGGGAAATTTATAG GTATGCCAGAGTCAGTGCTGTACTGCTCTCTCCATGACCCCGGTACCCCCTGTCCACCTGGCTACAACAACAACAAG ACAGTGTCCATATGGGGATATGGAGGGCGAATGGAAATGACAGCTTCCAAGTTCATGAGCATGCAGCGTGCTCTCCAGCCAGATTGGCTTCAGTGCCTCTCTGACGGAGACACTATTTCTGGTGAAACCACCAGAAAGCGGGCCAAGAAGTCTGTGGACCGGTCGCTTTCCTTCCTGGATGAGTGCCTTCAGCTGCAGAAGAAATCACCG gagctgcagggcagtGTGATGGTTGGAGTGATCGAAGGCGGGGACGTGTTGGAGGAGAGACTCAGGTCGGCTAAAGAGACTGCCAAGCGACCTGTGGGTGGTTTCCTGCTGGATGGTTTTCAGGGACAAGCCATGGCCAAGGAGACCAAGCTGAAACTGATGGCCTCTGTCACAGCGGAGCTGCCTGAGGATAAACCAAG ACTCATTCATGGTATTGGCAAGCCGGACGAGGTACTCGAGTGCATTGAAAGAGGAGTGGACGTGTTTGAGAGCTTTTTTCCCTACCAGGTGACAGAGCGGGGCTGTGCCCTATCCTTCAGCTACAATTACAATCCTGACCCTGAAGCTGCAG TCATTAAACAAAATGGGATCCAGGATGCAGGAAAAAATGGCACTGAAAAAGACATAAATGAAACCTCAAAAGCTGACCCAGAAATCACTTTGTTCGAGatatttttgaaggagaaaag GTACCGGGATGATTTTGGTCCCTTGGTGCACGGATGTACCTGTTACTGCTGTCAGAACCATAGTCGAGCCTACGTCCATCACCTCCTGGTGACCAATGAGCTGTTGGCTGGTGTCCTGCTCATGATGCATAACTTTCAGCACTACTTCAGCTTCTTCCACTCCATCCGAGATGCACTGAGAGATGACAGGCTGGATCAACTGAAGGAGCTCATCTTCAGGCAGGCACTCTGA
- the QTRT2 gene encoding queuine tRNA-ribosyltransferase accessory subunit 2 isoform X1 — MKLSLSKVVSGCRLGTLTNLGKNGVQTMELPGCLLYTKTGSPPHLTHDTLQAIKGVPAVVQLTLSTLSETVYVTQPRRCQVSDVPRAFIQRTSMPESVLYCSLHDPGTPCPPGYNNNKTVSIWGYGGRMEMTASKFMSMQRALQPDWLQCLSDGDTISGETTRKRAKKSVDRSLSFLDECLQLQKKSPELQGSVMVGVIEGGDVLEERLRSAKETAKRPVGGFLLDGFQGQAMAKETKLKLMASVTAELPEDKPRLIHGIGKPDEVLECIERGVDVFESFFPYQVTERGCALSFSYNYNPDPEAAVIKQNGIQDAGKNGTEKDINETSKADPEITLFEIFLKEKRYRDDFGPLVHGCTCYCCQNHSRAYVHHLLVTNELLAGVLLMMHNFQHYFSFFHSIRDALRDDRLDQLKELIFRQAL; from the exons ATGAAGCTGAGTCTCTCCAAAGTGGTCAGTGGGTGTCGTCTTGGGACACTGACAAACCTTGGCAAGAATGGGGTTCAAACCATGGAGCTTCCAGGCTGCCTACTGTATACCAAAACAGGATCCCCACCACACCTCACCCATGACACACTGCAGGCAATTAAAGGGGTTCCTGCTGTTGTACAGCTCACGCTCTCAACTCT GTCTGAGACTGTTTATGTCACCCAGCCTAGACGATGTCAAGTGTCAGATGTCCCCAGAGCATTCATTCAGCGGACAA GTATGCCAGAGTCAGTGCTGTACTGCTCTCTCCATGACCCCGGTACCCCCTGTCCACCTGGCTACAACAACAACAAG ACAGTGTCCATATGGGGATATGGAGGGCGAATGGAAATGACAGCTTCCAAGTTCATGAGCATGCAGCGTGCTCTCCAGCCAGATTGGCTTCAGTGCCTCTCTGACGGAGACACTATTTCTGGTGAAACCACCAGAAAGCGGGCCAAGAAGTCTGTGGACCGGTCGCTTTCCTTCCTGGATGAGTGCCTTCAGCTGCAGAAGAAATCACCG gagctgcagggcagtGTGATGGTTGGAGTGATCGAAGGCGGGGACGTGTTGGAGGAGAGACTCAGGTCGGCTAAAGAGACTGCCAAGCGACCTGTGGGTGGTTTCCTGCTGGATGGTTTTCAGGGACAAGCCATGGCCAAGGAGACCAAGCTGAAACTGATGGCCTCTGTCACAGCGGAGCTGCCTGAGGATAAACCAAG ACTCATTCATGGTATTGGCAAGCCGGACGAGGTACTCGAGTGCATTGAAAGAGGAGTGGACGTGTTTGAGAGCTTTTTTCCCTACCAGGTGACAGAGCGGGGCTGTGCCCTATCCTTCAGCTACAATTACAATCCTGACCCTGAAGCTGCAG TCATTAAACAAAATGGGATCCAGGATGCAGGAAAAAATGGCACTGAAAAAGACATAAATGAAACCTCAAAAGCTGACCCAGAAATCACTTTGTTCGAGatatttttgaaggagaaaag GTACCGGGATGATTTTGGTCCCTTGGTGCACGGATGTACCTGTTACTGCTGTCAGAACCATAGTCGAGCCTACGTCCATCACCTCCTGGTGACCAATGAGCTGTTGGCTGGTGTCCTGCTCATGATGCATAACTTTCAGCACTACTTCAGCTTCTTCCACTCCATCCGAGATGCACTGAGAGATGACAGGCTGGATCAACTGAAGGAGCTCATCTTCAGGCAGGCACTCTGA
- the QTRT2 gene encoding queuine tRNA-ribosyltransferase accessory subunit 2 isoform X4, whose protein sequence is MGFKPWSFQAAYCIPKQDPHHTSPMTHCRQLKGFLLLYSSRSQLCMPESVLYCSLHDPGTPCPPGYNNNKTVSIWGYGGRMEMTASKFMSMQRALQPDWLQCLSDGDTISGETTRKRAKKSVDRSLSFLDECLQLQKKSPELQGSVMVGVIEGGDVLEERLRSAKETAKRPVGGFLLDGFQGQAMAKETKLKLMASVTAELPEDKPRLIHGIGKPDEVLECIERGVDVFESFFPYQVTERGCALSFSYNYNPDPEAAVIKQNGIQDAGKNGTEKDINETSKADPEITLFEIFLKEKRYRDDFGPLVHGCTCYCCQNHSRAYVHHLLVTNELLAGVLLMMHNFQHYFSFFHSIRDALRDDRLDQLKELIFRQAL, encoded by the exons ATGGGGTTCAAACCATGGAGCTTCCAGGCTGCCTACTGTATACCAAAACAGGATCCCCACCACACCTCACCCATGACACACTGCAGGCAATTAAAGGGGTTCCTGCTGTTGTACAGCTCACGCTCTCAACTCT GTATGCCAGAGTCAGTGCTGTACTGCTCTCTCCATGACCCCGGTACCCCCTGTCCACCTGGCTACAACAACAACAAG ACAGTGTCCATATGGGGATATGGAGGGCGAATGGAAATGACAGCTTCCAAGTTCATGAGCATGCAGCGTGCTCTCCAGCCAGATTGGCTTCAGTGCCTCTCTGACGGAGACACTATTTCTGGTGAAACCACCAGAAAGCGGGCCAAGAAGTCTGTGGACCGGTCGCTTTCCTTCCTGGATGAGTGCCTTCAGCTGCAGAAGAAATCACCG gagctgcagggcagtGTGATGGTTGGAGTGATCGAAGGCGGGGACGTGTTGGAGGAGAGACTCAGGTCGGCTAAAGAGACTGCCAAGCGACCTGTGGGTGGTTTCCTGCTGGATGGTTTTCAGGGACAAGCCATGGCCAAGGAGACCAAGCTGAAACTGATGGCCTCTGTCACAGCGGAGCTGCCTGAGGATAAACCAAG ACTCATTCATGGTATTGGCAAGCCGGACGAGGTACTCGAGTGCATTGAAAGAGGAGTGGACGTGTTTGAGAGCTTTTTTCCCTACCAGGTGACAGAGCGGGGCTGTGCCCTATCCTTCAGCTACAATTACAATCCTGACCCTGAAGCTGCAG TCATTAAACAAAATGGGATCCAGGATGCAGGAAAAAATGGCACTGAAAAAGACATAAATGAAACCTCAAAAGCTGACCCAGAAATCACTTTGTTCGAGatatttttgaaggagaaaag GTACCGGGATGATTTTGGTCCCTTGGTGCACGGATGTACCTGTTACTGCTGTCAGAACCATAGTCGAGCCTACGTCCATCACCTCCTGGTGACCAATGAGCTGTTGGCTGGTGTCCTGCTCATGATGCATAACTTTCAGCACTACTTCAGCTTCTTCCACTCCATCCGAGATGCACTGAGAGATGACAGGCTGGATCAACTGAAGGAGCTCATCTTCAGGCAGGCACTCTGA
- the QTRT2 gene encoding queuine tRNA-ribosyltransferase accessory subunit 2 isoform X3 gives MLAKMLTITLFTLWLDFLRMDGLLRIYCRVELHEVMEEYKEGIGKFIGMPESVLYCSLHDPGTPCPPGYNNNKTVSIWGYGGRMEMTASKFMSMQRALQPDWLQCLSDGDTISGETTRKRAKKSVDRSLSFLDECLQLQKKSPELQGSVMVGVIEGGDVLEERLRSAKETAKRPVGGFLLDGFQGQAMAKETKLKLMASVTAELPEDKPRLIHGIGKPDEVLECIERGVDVFESFFPYQVTERGCALSFSYNYNPDPEAAVIKQNGIQDAGKNGTEKDINETSKADPEITLFEIFLKEKRYRDDFGPLVHGCTCYCCQNHSRAYVHHLLVTNELLAGVLLMMHNFQHYFSFFHSIRDALRDDRLDQLKELIFRQAL, from the exons ATGTTGGCCAAGATGCTGACCATCACACTCTTTACCTTATGGTTGGATTTCTTGAGGATGGATGGGTTGCTGCGCATTTATTGTAG GGTAGAACTTCACGAGGTCATGGAGGAATATAAGGAAGGAATTGGGAAATTTATAG GTATGCCAGAGTCAGTGCTGTACTGCTCTCTCCATGACCCCGGTACCCCCTGTCCACCTGGCTACAACAACAACAAG ACAGTGTCCATATGGGGATATGGAGGGCGAATGGAAATGACAGCTTCCAAGTTCATGAGCATGCAGCGTGCTCTCCAGCCAGATTGGCTTCAGTGCCTCTCTGACGGAGACACTATTTCTGGTGAAACCACCAGAAAGCGGGCCAAGAAGTCTGTGGACCGGTCGCTTTCCTTCCTGGATGAGTGCCTTCAGCTGCAGAAGAAATCACCG gagctgcagggcagtGTGATGGTTGGAGTGATCGAAGGCGGGGACGTGTTGGAGGAGAGACTCAGGTCGGCTAAAGAGACTGCCAAGCGACCTGTGGGTGGTTTCCTGCTGGATGGTTTTCAGGGACAAGCCATGGCCAAGGAGACCAAGCTGAAACTGATGGCCTCTGTCACAGCGGAGCTGCCTGAGGATAAACCAAG ACTCATTCATGGTATTGGCAAGCCGGACGAGGTACTCGAGTGCATTGAAAGAGGAGTGGACGTGTTTGAGAGCTTTTTTCCCTACCAGGTGACAGAGCGGGGCTGTGCCCTATCCTTCAGCTACAATTACAATCCTGACCCTGAAGCTGCAG TCATTAAACAAAATGGGATCCAGGATGCAGGAAAAAATGGCACTGAAAAAGACATAAATGAAACCTCAAAAGCTGACCCAGAAATCACTTTGTTCGAGatatttttgaaggagaaaag GTACCGGGATGATTTTGGTCCCTTGGTGCACGGATGTACCTGTTACTGCTGTCAGAACCATAGTCGAGCCTACGTCCATCACCTCCTGGTGACCAATGAGCTGTTGGCTGGTGTCCTGCTCATGATGCATAACTTTCAGCACTACTTCAGCTTCTTCCACTCCATCCGAGATGCACTGAGAGATGACAGGCTGGATCAACTGAAGGAGCTCATCTTCAGGCAGGCACTCTGA
- the QTRT2 gene encoding queuine tRNA-ribosyltransferase accessory subunit 2 isoform X6: MKLSLSKVVSGCRLGTLTNLGKNGVQTMELPGCLLYTKTGSPPHLTHDTLQAIKGVPAVVQLTLSTLVELHEVMEEYKEGIGKFIGLRLFMSPSLDDVKCQMSPEHSFSGQNVDRAVQLNVLLLWRSNKPCLSLTKMSGMPESVLYCSLHDPGTPCPPGYNNNKTVSIWGYGGRMEMTASKFMSMQRALQPDWLQCLSDGDTISGETTRKRAKKSVDRSLSFLDECLQLQKKSPELQGSVMVGVIEGGDVLEERLRSAKETAKRPVGGFLLDGFQGQAMAKETKLKLMASVTAELPEDKPRLIHGIGKPDEVLECIERGVDVFESFFPYQVTERGCALSFSYNYNPDPEAAVIKQNGIQDAGKNGTEKDINETSKADPEITLFEIFLKEKRYRDDFGPLVHGCTCYCCQNHSRAYVHHLLVTNELLAGVLLMMHNFQHYFSFFHSIRDALRDDRLDQLKELIFRQAL, translated from the exons ATGAAGCTGAGTCTCTCCAAAGTGGTCAGTGGGTGTCGTCTTGGGACACTGACAAACCTTGGCAAGAATGGGGTTCAAACCATGGAGCTTCCAGGCTGCCTACTGTATACCAAAACAGGATCCCCACCACACCTCACCCATGACACACTGCAGGCAATTAAAGGGGTTCCTGCTGTTGTACAGCTCACGCTCTCAACTCT GGTAGAACTTCACGAGGTCATGGAGGAATATAAGGAAGGAATTGGGAAATTTATAG GTCTGAGACTGTTTATGTCACCCAGCCTAGACGATGTCAAGTGTCAGATGTCCCCAGAGCATTCATTCAGCGGACAA aatgtggacagagctgtccaaCTGAATGTGTTGTTGCTATGGAGATCAAACAAGCCATGTCTGTCTCTGACGAAGATGTCAG GTATGCCAGAGTCAGTGCTGTACTGCTCTCTCCATGACCCCGGTACCCCCTGTCCACCTGGCTACAACAACAACAAG ACAGTGTCCATATGGGGATATGGAGGGCGAATGGAAATGACAGCTTCCAAGTTCATGAGCATGCAGCGTGCTCTCCAGCCAGATTGGCTTCAGTGCCTCTCTGACGGAGACACTATTTCTGGTGAAACCACCAGAAAGCGGGCCAAGAAGTCTGTGGACCGGTCGCTTTCCTTCCTGGATGAGTGCCTTCAGCTGCAGAAGAAATCACCG gagctgcagggcagtGTGATGGTTGGAGTGATCGAAGGCGGGGACGTGTTGGAGGAGAGACTCAGGTCGGCTAAAGAGACTGCCAAGCGACCTGTGGGTGGTTTCCTGCTGGATGGTTTTCAGGGACAAGCCATGGCCAAGGAGACCAAGCTGAAACTGATGGCCTCTGTCACAGCGGAGCTGCCTGAGGATAAACCAAG ACTCATTCATGGTATTGGCAAGCCGGACGAGGTACTCGAGTGCATTGAAAGAGGAGTGGACGTGTTTGAGAGCTTTTTTCCCTACCAGGTGACAGAGCGGGGCTGTGCCCTATCCTTCAGCTACAATTACAATCCTGACCCTGAAGCTGCAG TCATTAAACAAAATGGGATCCAGGATGCAGGAAAAAATGGCACTGAAAAAGACATAAATGAAACCTCAAAAGCTGACCCAGAAATCACTTTGTTCGAGatatttttgaaggagaaaag GTACCGGGATGATTTTGGTCCCTTGGTGCACGGATGTACCTGTTACTGCTGTCAGAACCATAGTCGAGCCTACGTCCATCACCTCCTGGTGACCAATGAGCTGTTGGCTGGTGTCCTGCTCATGATGCATAACTTTCAGCACTACTTCAGCTTCTTCCACTCCATCCGAGATGCACTGAGAGATGACAGGCTGGATCAACTGAAGGAGCTCATCTTCAGGCAGGCACTCTGA